The following proteins are encoded in a genomic region of Macrobrachium nipponense isolate FS-2020 chromosome 44, ASM1510439v2, whole genome shotgun sequence:
- the LOC135203966 gene encoding CAP-Gly domain-containing linker protein 1-like has protein sequence MFALGKFNFVVKNLLALNPTGSVVPFINGNWIRNLGLFIGKQAVALVLGALFGRAHQCIEDQKVLQIGQDATAQKNDDDIYYATEMISLLKEDWKDATSENFFLLEELEEINFHEAALMRTNQDLLDEFMDKKHNAEEENKLLKKKIEELEDALFQKAKDVENINEQLARKEKECENHREKLEELQNQAMDNDFYCGYLEEKVKAHEAERKRLFQTTVQLEERLQASQREVSSVLARKDLGDQKKVHIQETTVQSLLQENEKINEKLEEREPPVTVEYNSMANEKNKNNALIEENKVKGNMFYKLGRLEEASECFLRVLDIDDDQVDCRRRLGLCLLLLGRHSQAMMQLEKLDDQEDLVAAARTLQRMQRHGCPYYILGIAEDANLKEIKWAYRKRTLKFNPDNCQGSKDERHRRMDIMQKVNYANDLLCDADERRKYNAVREFIKDLADSVFADPQKTMEAKRKKPGRKTKRTKTKGN, from the coding sequence ATGTTTGCGCTTGGTAAATTTAACTTTGTTGTGAAAAACCTATTGGCTCTGAATCCAACCGGATCAGTGGTACCTTTCATAAATGGAAATTGGATCCGAAACCTCGGATTATTTATTGGTAAACAAGCAGTAGCTCTTGTTCTGGGAGCACTTTTTGGCCGAGCACATCAGTGCATTGAAGACCAGAAGGTTCTCCAGATTGGTCAAGATGCTACTGCGCAGAAAAACGACGACGATATTTACTACGCTACGGAAATGATCTCGCTATTGAAAGAAGATTGGAAGGATGCAACGTCGGAGAACTTTTTCCTCCTAGAAGAACTCGAAGAGATAAATTTCCACGAAGCTGCTCTGATGAGAACGAATCAAGATTTACTCGACGAGTTCATGGATAAAAAGCATAACGCTGAAGAGGAAAATAAGCTcctgaagaagaaaatagaagagtTGGAGGACGCATTGTTCCAGAAGGCCAAGGATGTTGAAAATATAAACGAACAACTAGCACGGAAGGAGAAAGAATGTGAGAACCATCGAGAAAAACTGGAAGAACTCCAGAACCAAGCTATGGACAATGACTTCTACTGTGGCTACCTTGAAGAGAAGGTGAAGGCCCATGAGGCTGAAAGAAAGAGGCTGTTCCAGACGACGGTACAACTCGAGGAGAGACTGCAAGCCTCGCAGAGGGAAGTATCATCTGTTCTCGCACGAAAGGATCTAGGCGATCAGAAGAAAGTACATATCCAGGAAACCACAGTTCAGTCGCTTCTgcaggagaatgaaaaaattaatgagaaaTTAGAGGAACGAGAACCACCAGTTACCGTGGAATACAATTCTATggcaaatgaaaagaataagaataatgctCTGATTGAAGAAAACAAGGTCAAAGGAAACATGTTCTATAAGCTAGGACGACTGGAAGAAGCaagtgaatgtttcctcagagtATTGGATATAGACGACGATCAAGTGGACTGCAGGCGAAGACTGGGATTATGTCTCTTGTTGCTTGGCAGACACAGCCAAGCTATGATGCAGCTTGAGAAATTAGATGATCAAGAAGATTTGGTTGCAGCCGCCAGAACCTTGCAAAGAATGCAACGTCATGGCTGCCCATACTACATCCTAGGTATTGCAGAGGATGCTAATTTGAAGGAAATAAAGTGGGCCTACAGGAAGCGGACACTCAAGTTTAATCCCGATAACTGCCAAGGGTCTAAAGATGAGCGACATCGCAGAATGGATATCATGCAGAAGGTCAACTATGCTAATGATCTCCTATGTGATGctgatgaaagaagaaaatacaatgcAGTCAGGGAGTTCATCAAGGACCTGGCAGATAGTGTGTTTGCAGATCCTCAGAAGACAATGGAAGCGAAGAGGAAGAAACCTGGAAGGAAAACGAAGAGGACGAAAACTAAAGGAAACTAG